ATTCTCGCGATGCTGTGGAGCGGCGGCCAGCCGGCGACCGCGTGGAACGGAATGATCGTTCACGACAGCCTACGGCTGAGTTTCTCGTTCGTCTTCGTGTTCGTTTCGGCTATGACGGTGCTAATTTCGACCGTCTGGGTCGAACGCGAAGATGTCGCAGTCGGTGAATACCACGCACTCCTGCTTTTCGCGACGTTCGGAATGCTGCTGATGGCATCGGGCAACGATCTCGTCGTTATTTTCCTCGGCCTTGAGACGCTTTCCATCGCGACCTATGTGATGGCGGCACTCAGAAAAGGCGATCTGCGTTCGAACGAATCCGGAATGAAATATTTCATTCTCGGCTCGTTCGCCTCGGCATTTTTGCTTTACGGAATGGCGTTGATCTACGGTGCGACGGGCTCGACGGACCTGACCCGAATCGCTGAAAAGGTCGCTGATCCGAATTTCCCGGGTCTGTTGCTCGTCGGTGCGGCGATGCTCATCGTCGGCTTCGGTTTCAAGGTCGCCCTTGCTCCCTTCCACGTGTGGGCTCCTGACGTTTACGAAGGCGCGCCGACGGCGGTGACAGGTTTCATGGCCGCCGGGCCGAAAGCCGCTGCATTCGCATCGTTTTTGCGCATTTTTGTTCTCGGGCTGCCGCTCGTTGCCGGAGTTGAGGTTGCGGGTTATCTGCACAGCTCGTGGATATCGGCCCTCGCGGTGATGGCGATCATTACCATCATCGTCGGCAACGCTGCCGCGATAATGCAAGACAACGTAAAACGCATGCTCGCGTATTCGTCCATCGCCCACGCGGGCTATGCGATGACGGGATTCATCGGAGCGGGCCTCGCAACATCCGCCGCGGCACGCAGCGAAGCCATCGCCGCCGTGGCGTTCTATATGCTCACCTACGCCATCACGAACATGGGTGCATTCGCCATCGTGACGCTGCTTGCCGAAAAGAACGACCGCCGCACCGAATTTGAGGACTATAACGGCATCGGATTCAAAACGCCCGTTCTTGCGTTCTCGCTGTCGCTGTTTATGCTCAGTCTGCTGGGACTGCCGCTGACCGCGGGATTCATGGGCAAGATACTCGTTTTCCGTCCCGCTCTCGAAGCAGGTTATCCGCTCGTGACGGCGCTCGTCGTCGTAGCGGTGGTCGGTACGGCGATATCGGCATACTATTACCTGAGGATGATCGTGGTGATGTTCTTTAAGGAACGCACGACCGAATGGCAGCCGCCGCGTATCCCGGCCGCGCTTGCTGCAACGCTTATTATAACGGTTGCGGGCGTATTTTATTTCGGTATCTTTGCTGACCGCGTCATCTCGGTATTCTCAACTGCGCCTTCTGCGGCGGTCATCGCCGCTGACAAATGAAGCCCCGCAGTGTCGGGTCTGTTGTAGATGAGATAGCGGCTGATAAGGCCGCGTGGTTGCCTGACCTTTATAAAACGCTCGTACGCAAACAGCGGACCCGCGCGGTCGGCATACTGATTCCCGCAAAGCAGAATTCTCCTGAGATAATCTACACTCTTCTCGGCATCGAGCTCCGCGTCGGTCGGAGCCGTTTTGCCTGTCCTGACCTCGCGACGGCGAGGTATATGCGTATTTTTGCACGTATCGGCTGCGGAGATTTTGCAATTCCCTATGACATTACTCGTGTCTCGGCGGTAGCGGACAAGATGGAAACCGCTTGGCACCATTCAATGCTGCGGATGGAGATGTTGATCGCAGAAATGCCTCTAAGTACAGCCAAACGCGTCCGAACGTCGGCCGTCAAACGCATGCGCGACGAGATCGCAGAGATCGGCCCGGGCGAGATGATGCCGGAATTCATTAAGTAGATCTTCATCGCTAAGTCGCCGAGATGCAGAGTCAAAATGTGAAAAAGCGAACAATTTAGGCTCACATTCTCGGATGATCGCGGCCCGGCGATCCTTTCTTCGTGCTGTTCGTGTCATTCGCGGCTGACTTTTCCGTGGTTTTACGTTCCTGTTACAGGTGATATAATTTGGAAGTTCGCACTCAGTGCGATGAACGACCCTCTTTCGAATCTATGTACGACGCCGTGGCAAAGGGACTTGAGCCGGAACAAACATTGCCGTTTCCCTATAACAGAGCAAAATTCTGCCGGTACGAGCCTATTGAGAAATCAATAGACGCGGCGAAAGTACTGATAATGAACAATCTGCTCCGTTATGAGTCGGATGTTTCCGAACTTGCCTACAAGGACTGGAAGAATTCCTTGAAGAATAGGCTTGAGTTCGAGCGAAAGGTGTCGGGGATGGCGTGTGACAATATCGCTCAGAACGTCATTCGACTGGTCCGCAATCCGAAGACCCTCACCGTACATCTTTCGGAGATCGCCGAGGCCGCCGAAAGCTATCAGCCTGACGCGATCGTAATGAGCGGCACCTACGCCGATTTTGACTATTATAATCCCGAGCACATCGCGAGTTTTGAGCAGTTCATACGTAAAACCAAGATACCGGTACTCGCCATTTGCGGAGCTCATCAGCTGGTTTCGATATCTTTCGGCGCAAAGCTGAAAACGCTGGACGGTCTTGACCTTGCTGCAAAACGCGATAACCGCGTTGTCGAATATCAGTACCGGTTCGTAAAGATCGTGGATCGTACAGACCCGATATTCCAAGGGATAAATGACGAAAGGTCAGGAATCTGGCAGGACTATACTACTCAAGACGACATTCTGCGCGTTTGGCAGAACCACGGCGTTCAAGTGGACGGAGTTCCTGAAGGATTCACGCTTCTCGCAACCTCTTATCTGTGCAAGAACCAGATGATGGTCAAACGCTCAGATGGCCAACTGATCTACACGGTCCAGTTCCACCTGGAAAAATCCTTTGAGGACTGGTCAAAGAACCCCACACGCTGGGAACACCCCAACGAAAGCCGCGACGGCCGCATTCTTTTTGAGAATTTCCTGAAACTTGCAGTTGCCAGAGGCCATCAACAGGCCTAGCTAGACGTTTTCCAGCGTCCTCTCCATCAGCATGTCGACGACGGCGTTGAAATCGTGGCCCGATTCTTCCCAAACGCGCAGCTGTTCGTCCGCTGACGTACCGCGTTCAAGGATCGTGTGAACATGTTCGATCTCTTTTCGCGAACCAAGCGGATCCACGACAGGATCGACAAACTCCAGAAGCTCGCAGATCAGGTCCTTAACAGGGACCTCTTTTTGTTTACCGAGGTCAAGCAATTTGCCGTCGAGGCCGTAGCGGATCGCCCGCCATTTGTTTTCGAGGATCAGGCGTCGGTGATAAATGCGGAAACCGAGGTTGCCGTCGATCAGTTGATGCAGGCGAGCGACGATTGCCTGGAACAACGCCGCAACCGCGATGGTATCGTCAACACGCGTCGGAATGTCGCAAATGCGAAACTCCAGCGTCGGGAACTTGTGATGCGGGCGAACATCCCACCAGATCTTTGAACCGTCCTGAATGCAGTTCATGTGGATAAGCAGATCGACATACGACTGATACTGCTGATAACTCTCGAAATGATCCGGGATCTCGGTCCGAGGGAATTTTTTGAAGACCTCAGAGCGATAGGATTTCAGGCCAGTATTAAACCCAAGCCAGAACGGCGATGACGTCGTCATCGCGAGGATGTGCGGCAGGAAATATCGTGCCGCGTTCATTATCTGAATACGGCGTTCGACGTCGGGTATTCCCACGTGAACATGTACGCCGAAGATCAATAGACTCCGTGCGACCATCTGCAGTTCGTCAACCAACAGCTTGTAGCGGTCGCCGTCGTATATGTCCTGCTCACTCCACTTTGAGAATGGATGCGTTGATGCTGCGACGATCGCCATTCCCTTATCCGACGCCAGACTGGAAATAATGCGGCGCAGATTCGTGATGTCCTCGCGGGCCTCTTGAATGTCCGCACAAACGCCGGTACCCACCTCGATCATCGATTGGATCATCTCGGGTTTGATCTTTTCCCCGAGCATCAGAACTCCGTCTTCAAGGATCTCCGAAACGTGTGATTTGAGCTCGCGCGTCTTAGGATCAACGATCTGAAACTCTTCCTCGATACCTAGTGTGAATTGGTCGAACATACAAAGCGCCCCTATTTCTAATTCAGTCCCAAATTCTCCGCAAGGAACTTCTCGTCGTCCTCGCTAATGCCGTGAAAACGAACGCCCACGCCGTGGCCCGGATCGGAATAAACGACAACGCCAAACAGGTTCATTTCGCGTTGATCGATAGAAAGCTTCATCGAAATGCGCGAGCCCGTATCGAGCACCGTTGAGGTCGTCATATATAGCCCACCGGCTCCGATGTCGCGCGTATTGGCGATGCCGGTGCCGTCACCGCCTTCGAATTCGACGTCGATGATCAGCTTTTTGCGGTCGGAAACCCTGCGTTCCGATTCAGTTCTGGCGTCTGTAAGGTCGATCCCTGCCATCGTATTTGTTGATTGAATTCAGTTGAGTACCCGACTTAAATTACCGATATTTTAACCTAAATCAATGCCGCCGCGTAACTCATCGCCGCCAAATGTCTATTCGAGGCTGATTTTTGCGGGGCGAAGTTATAAAATCTAGCTATATTTCGCCGTTACAAGGCATTAGCTATGGGATTTGCAACAAAAGCCATTCATGCGGGCAATAAGCCCGATCCTACGACCGGTGCCGTCAGCGTGCCGATCTATCAAACGTCGACCTATGCTCAGGACGGCTTAGGCAGACACAAGGGGTTCGAATACGCACGTACGCAGAATCCGACACGATCCGCTTTGGAGGAGAACATCGCCGCTTTGGAGAATGCCCGTTTCGGATTTGCGTTCGCGTCCGGAATGTCGGCGATCGACGCGACACTGAAACTGGTCAAGGCCGGCGAGCACGTTATTCTTGGCCACAATACATACGGCGGGACCTTCCGGTTGTTCGACCGCGTGCTTAGTGATTACGGGGTCGAGTTCGATCTGGCCGACACCTCGGACATTGCTTCGCTGGAAGGTCATTTCAAGCCGAATACGAAGATGGTCTTCGTAGAAACCCCGACGAATCCGATAATGACGCTGACCGATCTGGCAGCCGTCAGTGAACTTGCCCATAGCCGCGGGGCGAAGGTCGTCTGCGACAACACCTTTATGTCGCCATATTTTCAACGGCCGCTTGATCTGGGCGTAGATATTGTATTGCACTCGACGACAAAATATTTGAATGGGCATTCGGACAGCGTCGGCGGCTTCGTTGCCCTGAACGACCCGAAGGACGCAGAATGGATCGGCTTTATTCAGAATGCGGTCGGTGCGATACTTTCGCCTTTCGATTCGTTCCTTGTTTTGCGTGGCACCAAGACCCTCGCGGTTCGAATGGATGCTCACGACCGCAATGGCCGTTTGGTCGCAAATTTTCTTGCTGAGCATCCTCGTGTTGAAAAGGTCTATTACCCCGGCCTTGCTTCGCATCCGCAGCATGAGCTTGCGAAACAACAGCAGTCGGGCTTTGGCGGCATGGTCTCTTTTGATACTGGTTCGCTGGAAAGCGCACGAAAAGTGCTGGAATCCGTAAAGCTCTGCACGCTCGGCGAGAGCCTCGGAGGAGTTGAATCGCTGATCTCTCACCCGGCAACGATGACTCATGCTTCGGTACCCGCGGAAGCTCGGCAGCAGCTGGGCATAACCGACGGCCTGGTAAGAGTCTCTGTCGGGATCGAGGATGCGGACGATATTTTGGCCGATCTGGACCAGGCACTTTCTTAACTCTATTTCCGCGGGCTTGAAAAAATGCCTTAAATCGCTAAACTTTGAGAACGAAGCGTTTTATGTTCAACGTCGAGGTCCACGCCACATCCCATATAGGTAGAGTCCGAAAGGGCAATGAGGACAATTATCTTCTCCTCGCGATCTCGGATGAACGCGCGTGGACGGGATCCCAGTCTGACGATGAGTTCGTGATCGAAACGCAGACCATAGCGGTGGACGACGGCGGTGTGGTAATGGCGGTCTCAGACGGCATGGGCGGTGCAATGGCCGGCGAGGTCGCAAGTACTATGGCGGTTGAGACCGTCGGCGAAAAACTCCTGGAGGATCTCGCTCATGGAGCCGAACACGCAGCCGACGAGCACCTTCTCATTCACAAACTCCACGAAGCCACAGTTTTCGCTAATCATCTTATTCACCAGCAGGGCCGCTCAGACCCTCAATTTCAGGGAATGGGAGCGACCTTCACCGGTATCGGTGTTACGCCGGGAGCTGCCGACATAATTCAGGTCGGCGATAGCCGTGCGTATCTGATCCGAAAGGGCGAGATCTATCAGGTAACAAAAGATCAATCGCTCGTGCAGCAGCTGATCGACGCGAATCAGATATCAGAGGCTGAGGCGGAAAAGCATACTCTAAAGAACGTCATTCTGCAGGCACTCGGCGCTCAGAATGAGATCTATCCCGTTTCCGCACGCATCGAGCCTCGAAGGGACGATATTTTCGTTCTTTGCAGCGACGGGCTTTCGAATAAGGTCGGCGCTGGTGAGATGCGTGACGTTATATTGTCGCACTTCGATGAGCTTCAGAATGCCTGCGCAGACCTCGTGAAAATAGCTAATGCCAACGGCGGCGAGGACAACATCACTGTGGTCATTGCGAAATTCACCGGCGATGGATTGCCCGAAGCTGTGGAAGGCGATCTGAAAATGGAGTTGATTGATATTGACGGCATCCACGACACCGCCGATCAGGACACAGCCGATCTGGATATTAATGAAACAGCTTGACCTACTCCCCGCCGCGCCATTCCGGCAGTTCGTTCACTATTCGTTTAACGTAAATTGAAGCTCCTCTGACCTCGACCACCTCGACCTTTTCACCTTCGGTCAACGGTTCTTCGCCGTCGATCGGGAATGCTGTCCATACAGAGCCGTAAACTTTCACGGCACCTTCGTTCAACGCACCGCCGCTGTTCTGTGTCACGGTTCCTATCTTCCCCGGAAGTGAATCAATTCCGGTAAGCATCATGCTCTTGTCATCGAGTGAGAAGTATTTTGAGAATATCGTCCTTGAGGCAGCGGTCAGCAAGGCCGAGACCACGAGGAAGGTCATCATCTGCCATACGATGCCGCCGCCCGCCAAAGCGACCAATGCTGCTGCCACAGCACCGATACCGAACCAGAAAAGGACAAATCCTAAGGTGAAGATCTCCGCCACGAGCAAGCCTACTCCCAAGACCAGCCATAATATCCACGAGATCTGTTCCATAAAGTCTTTTCTACCCGCCAACAGTATGGCAATGACCGAGTCAATTTACAACAATTATAGTTCGCGGTCGACCGTATCGTTCGTGATCAATTGGCTTCGGTACGGCCCGCTTTTGCAAAGCAATCGTGACTTTCTACTCGCGGAAATGGTAATCTCAAAAGTCGTGCTGGGGTGGCGGAATTGGTAGACGCCCGGGACTTAAAATCCCGTGTCCTTAGGGGCGTGCGGGTTCGATTCCCGCCCTCAGCACCATTTTCTTTGCAGTCACACCCCGATACTTCGCATCCTATTTGAGCGGCATTCCAGCCGCAAGTGAGGAGCCGGAAAATGCCCAAGAGTCTTAAAACGCTAGTGATCCTTCTTGCCTTTATCGCCGGAGGCTCGTTTGCCGTAAATGCTCAACATCCTCGTGTGAAAGCCGAAGCTGAGCGCATAACCGGGGACAGATTTACCGTCGCGGTCAGAACGCCCCGCGGAGCTAATGTATATGCTGTACGGTCGCCTGCTCGGCAGATGCTCAACGCAATAGACAAAGGACTTGCGGATCTTTTTGCCGTTGCTCGGAAGAACCGCTATACGCGGCGGCTGAACTATTCGGAATATTCGATCTACGTTGCCAACGCCGACCGCACGAAAGACTCTTCCGGTAATTATTCGCCTGACTTCGCGGTGCCCGCAGATCAGTATGCAGGTACGGATTTTGATCAGGGCGGCTTTATCTTTGCGGCGGGAATGGTTCTTGCGTATAGCCCGATGGCATTCATCATCGCCGAACACACCCGCGACCTGGACCGAATGTCGAATGTTGTTCGCTACGAGGGCGAGCATTTAGTGCTGTATCACAACGATCGTCGGCGCTACGAAGCCACCAAAGACCATAGCCAAGGCGGCGGGCATCCGATCCTGAATTGATCAGGCCAATGTTTGCAAAAAAGTTGTCGTAGGCAGGCACCTTTTTTAAAATTCTTGCATCAAAAGAACAGGTAGAGCGGCTTTGGCCGCGATACCTAACCGAATTGACCGCGGGATTTCCTCCTGTTGTCATAGCAAAGGGGCCCGGCGTGAAGGGGAGAGCATGCCGGGTCTCTTTTTGCCGTTTATCCGCCGATGTGCCAAAATAGCCTTTTTATTTCACACACTTTATTTGAATAGGAAGGTTTAAAAATGGCTGGAAGAAACAAAGTAACTGTGGTCGGTGCCGGAAATGTCGGTGCGACGGCCGCTCATTGGATCGCGGCGAAAGAACTCGCCGACGTTGTTTTGGTAGATATCGTCGAAGGCACGCCGCAAGGCAAGTCTCTCGACCTTGCACAGGCCGCTCCTATCGACGGCTTTGATGTGAAGCTGGTTGGTGCGAACTCTTACGAAGAGACGGCGAATTCAGACGTCGTCATCATTACTGCAGGATTGCCTCGCAAACCCGGAATGAGCCGCGACGACCTGCTGAAAACAAACTCTGATATCGTCTCGGCGGTGACCGACGAGGTCGCGAAATATTCACCGAACGCATTTATCATCGTCGTATCGAATCCGCTTGACGCGATGACGCAGGTGGCATTTCGCCGTTCGGGATTCCCGAAGAACCGCGTAATGGGCATGGCAGGCGTTTTGGACGCTGCACGCATGCGGTGCTTCCTGGCAGAGGCATTAAATGTCTCGGTCGAGAACGTAACGGCGTTCGTGCTCGGCGGCCACGGCGATACCATGGTGCCGCTGCCGCGGTATTCGACCTGTGCCGGCATCCCGATCACGGAACTGTTGCCGAAAGAACAGATCGACGCGATCGTGGACCGCACCGCGAACGGCGGAGCTGAGATCGTAGGTTTGCTGAAAACGGGCTCAGCGTTTTACGCTCCGTCGCTCGGAGCCGTAGAAATGGCAGAAGCGATCCTCAAAGATAAGAAAAAGATCCTGCCGTGCGCTGTTTTCCTCGAAGGCGAATACGGCGTCAGCAATCTTTTCGTCGGCGTGCCTGTAAAGCTCGGCAAGAACGGCGTAGAACAGATCATAGAAATATCGCTCACGAACGACGAACGTGCTGCACTTCACAAATCAGCCGCCGCAGTTCAGGAGCTTGTTGATATTCTTAATATCTGACATCTAGCTTAACCGCCATCAAGCTAGGGCCGTCTTTCGAGCGGCCCTTTTCATTTCCTCGTCACCCTGACCGATTGAATCGTTCATTTTGACCGATTAGCGGTCTTTGCCTTTCAATGCAATACGACTAAGTCCTCTATTTGCTGCATTTACCTCTTTGGCACACTCCTTGAATTAGGAATGGCGACGGTTTGTGCCGTCTATTCTGAAGCCCCGGAATTGGAGCATATAAAATGAAGATCAAACTTTTCGGATTTGAAACAACCAGGCGATTTGCAGCGATAGCGATACTCGCGTCGTTCGTCTTCACCAATGTATTCGCAGTGAACGCGATCCGCAGCGAGTCAACTAGGCTCGTTGCAGCGAGCCCCGTGACAGCGAAATTCACGACCGACCTCACAAAGCTCGGCCGCGAGGGCCGTTTGCATGAAAGCTCGGATTACGAGAATGAGACAGATCGTCTCCTCAAGGTCCTTGCGGATGGCGGCGTACAGCAGCCCGTGGTGATCTCTGACAATAAGGAAGCTCAAGAGATCATAGTCGAACAGGCAGCGATCCGCATTGCGAAAGGCAGCGTGCCGGCAACCCTCGCAAACCGGACCATCCTCAAGATCGAGACGGACACACTCTTCTCGAACGCCCGCTCACGTGAGGAAGCAGCCGCGGTTGTTGAACAGATCACGGCAGACGTCATCGCCTCGAAGGGCCGCATCATTCTCTTTGCAGATGATATTTCGGCCTTCGTCGGTGCCGCTGCCGCGACGGATGCCATTTTCAAGGGCATCACTGAAGGAACGCTCGTCATGATCGGCGGCAGCTCGGCCGCCGCTTATGACGAGCGGATTGCGAGCGATGCAGAGGTTAGCGGCTATTTTGCCGGCATCCTCGTTACGGATCGCAGTTCGCAAACCGCTTCTCTCGATAGCGACACAAATGAATTCGGTTACCGTGGTGACAACGTCTCGCCTGATCTTCGCGAGATGATGGCACAGGATCCGAGCGGCAAAACCCGCGTTGACGTCATCCTGCAGGCAAAGGACGCTGACAACGGCGCTCTGCGTGCGATGCTGGCTGACGGTTCGGCTCGTGTTACTGACCGCATCGGCAGCACAAACACGATGGTCGTCAATCTTCCGCTCCGTGCTCTGACCACGCTCTCTTCCAGTGGGCTTATCAACTACGTTTCACCCGACCGCAAGCTTCGCGGAACTGGACACGTCGAGGATACCATCGGCGTTTCGACGATCCGCTCACAGCCCTCACTGAACGGCCGTGCGGCTTATACGCTCGACGGTTCCGGCATTGGTATCGCGATCGTCGATTCCGGGATCTTTGCGAATCACAACGGC
This sequence is a window from Acidobacteriota bacterium. Protein-coding genes within it:
- a CDS encoding NADH-quinone oxidoreductase subunit N yields the protein MNTFFLTDLVTPEVNLTIILPEIVLAVAGIIVMLYDSFFPKQRAVTGIISLIALAATGVILAMLWSGGQPATAWNGMIVHDSLRLSFSFVFVFVSAMTVLISTVWVEREDVAVGEYHALLLFATFGMLLMASGNDLVVIFLGLETLSIATYVMAALRKGDLRSNESGMKYFILGSFASAFLLYGMALIYGATGSTDLTRIAEKVADPNFPGLLLVGAAMLIVGFGFKVALAPFHVWAPDVYEGAPTAVTGFMAAGPKAAAFASFLRIFVLGLPLVAGVEVAGYLHSSWISALAVMAIITIIVGNAAAIMQDNVKRMLAYSSIAHAGYAMTGFIGAGLATSAAARSEAIAAVAFYMLTYAITNMGAFAIVTLLAEKNDRRTEFEDYNGIGFKTPVLAFSLSLFMLSLLGLPLTAGFMGKILVFRPALEAGYPLVTALVVVAVVGTAISAYYYLRMIVVMFFKERTTEWQPPRIPAALAATLIITVAGVFYFGIFADRVISVFSTAPSAAVIAADK
- a CDS encoding carboxylate-amine ligase; the encoded protein is MFDQFTLGIEEEFQIVDPKTRELKSHVSEILEDGVLMLGEKIKPEMIQSMIEVGTGVCADIQEAREDITNLRRIISSLASDKGMAIVAASTHPFSKWSEQDIYDGDRYKLLVDELQMVARSLLIFGVHVHVGIPDVERRIQIMNAARYFLPHILAMTTSSPFWLGFNTGLKSYRSEVFKKFPRTEIPDHFESYQQYQSYVDLLIHMNCIQDGSKIWWDVRPHHKFPTLEFRICDIPTRVDDTIAVAALFQAIVARLHQLIDGNLGFRIYHRRLILENKWRAIRYGLDGKLLDLGKQKEVPVKDLICELLEFVDPVVDPLGSRKEIEHVHTILERGTSADEQLRVWEESGHDFNAVVDMLMERTLENV
- a CDS encoding PilZ domain-containing protein, encoding MAGIDLTDARTESERRVSDRKKLIIDVEFEGGDGTGIANTRDIGAGGLYMTTSTVLDTGSRISMKLSIDQREMNLFGVVVYSDPGHGVGVRFHGISEDDEKFLAENLGLN
- a CDS encoding cystathionine gamma-synthase, which codes for MGFATKAIHAGNKPDPTTGAVSVPIYQTSTYAQDGLGRHKGFEYARTQNPTRSALEENIAALENARFGFAFASGMSAIDATLKLVKAGEHVILGHNTYGGTFRLFDRVLSDYGVEFDLADTSDIASLEGHFKPNTKMVFVETPTNPIMTLTDLAAVSELAHSRGAKVVCDNTFMSPYFQRPLDLGVDIVLHSTTKYLNGHSDSVGGFVALNDPKDAEWIGFIQNAVGAILSPFDSFLVLRGTKTLAVRMDAHDRNGRLVANFLAEHPRVEKVYYPGLASHPQHELAKQQQSGFGGMVSFDTGSLESARKVLESVKLCTLGESLGGVESLISHPATMTHASVPAEARQQLGITDGLVRVSVGIEDADDILADLDQALS
- a CDS encoding serine/threonine-protein phosphatase; protein product: MFNVEVHATSHIGRVRKGNEDNYLLLAISDERAWTGSQSDDEFVIETQTIAVDDGGVVMAVSDGMGGAMAGEVASTMAVETVGEKLLEDLAHGAEHAADEHLLIHKLHEATVFANHLIHQQGRSDPQFQGMGATFTGIGVTPGAADIIQVGDSRAYLIRKGEIYQVTKDQSLVQQLIDANQISEAEAEKHTLKNVILQALGAQNEIYPVSARIEPRRDDIFVLCSDGLSNKVGAGEMRDVILSHFDELQNACADLVKIANANGGEDNITVVIAKFTGDGLPEAVEGDLKMELIDIDGIHDTADQDTADLDINETA
- the mdh gene encoding malate dehydrogenase, with product MAGRNKVTVVGAGNVGATAAHWIAAKELADVVLVDIVEGTPQGKSLDLAQAAPIDGFDVKLVGANSYEETANSDVVIITAGLPRKPGMSRDDLLKTNSDIVSAVTDEVAKYSPNAFIIVVSNPLDAMTQVAFRRSGFPKNRVMGMAGVLDAARMRCFLAEALNVSVENVTAFVLGGHGDTMVPLPRYSTCAGIPITELLPKEQIDAIVDRTANGGAEIVGLLKTGSAFYAPSLGAVEMAEAILKDKKKILPCAVFLEGEYGVSNLFVGVPVKLGKNGVEQIIEISLTNDERAALHKSAAAVQELVDILNI